From the genome of Candidatus Dependentiae bacterium, one region includes:
- a CDS encoding endonuclease/exonuclease/phosphatase family protein, producing MKKLLLIVFSLHIFSSSFAMEESREESLNFRVMTYNICNSFQIYNNQHFKEKLACSKRLPRIINLIKDENPDIICLQEVRDIEKNFSTFGYLSYHLGILGYDLTHFRDNPSLFSFINLIAYKRTTFFLHNTYRWWASNTPEKCSETADNPWPKVIIMATLYPLLTKCIENKQVPLPDHKKLPIYVVNLHNSTKHKERMFSNNLLIKKINKYISNRDGLVIIAGDFNSFFTNGYGEKELAILEKNNYKDALNNLKTKNGVSVSGTFIGYSLDPYKCSTEKFGDPLDHVFIKNVSPKKQSYTTICHVNAKKYNNKYDKSFAETEKNLLTGMWGEPIHNEFPSDHLPGIVDITITKHDTAMKKQEKNNNNTIKTYN from the coding sequence ATGAAAAAGTTATTACTCATTGTTTTTTCTTTACATATATTTTCAAGTTCTTTTGCTATGGAAGAAAGCAGAGAAGAATCACTCAATTTTCGAGTTATGACGTACAATATTTGTAATTCATTCCAGATATATAACAATCAACACTTTAAAGAAAAACTTGCCTGTAGCAAGCGACTACCAAGAATTATTAACCTTATTAAAGATGAAAATCCAGATATTATATGCCTTCAAGAAGTCCGAGATATAGAAAAAAATTTTTCCACTTTCGGCTATTTGTCTTATCATCTTGGTATATTAGGGTATGATTTAACACATTTTCGCGATAATCCATCACTATTTTCATTTATTAATCTCATTGCCTACAAGCGAACAACATTTTTCTTGCATAACACATATCGATGGTGGGCATCTAATACGCCAGAAAAATGCTCTGAAACAGCCGATAACCCTTGGCCAAAAGTAATAATCATGGCAACTCTGTATCCTCTATTAACAAAATGTATAGAAAATAAGCAAGTCCCATTACCCGATCATAAAAAATTACCTATTTATGTAGTTAATCTACACAATAGCACAAAACATAAAGAACGTATGTTTTCAAATAACCTTTTAATAAAAAAAATAAATAAATATATTTCCAATCGAGATGGACTCGTTATCATTGCTGGTGATTTCAACTCTTTTTTCACTAACGGATATGGAGAAAAAGAGCTTGCTATTTTAGAAAAGAATAACTATAAAGATGCGCTAAACAATCTAAAAACAAAAAACGGCGTTTCAGTATCTGGTACTTTTATTGGCTATTCTCTAGATCCATACAAATGCTCTACAGAAAAATTTGGCGATCCTCTTGATCACGTCTTTATAAAAAATGTATCTCCCAAAAAACAATCGTATACAACGATCTGCCATGTAAATGCAAAAAAATACAATAATAAGTATGATAAGTCTTTTGCAGAAACAGAAAAAAATCTTTTAACAGGAATGTGGGGAGAACCAATACACAATGAATTTCCTTCCGATCATTTGCCAGGAATTGTTGATATCACAATAACAAAACATGATACAGCTATGAAAAAACAGGAAAAAAATAACAATAATACAATCAAAACTTATAACTAA